A stretch of DNA from Mucilaginibacter daejeonensis:
TCGTTCCCGCAAACGGATGATATTCGCCAATTGCGTGCCCAACTCAAGAAAGGCGAACTGACATTTGAGCAGTATGAAAAAGCGATCGAAGATGCGACCGTCGAAGTGATCCGCTGGCAGGAAGAAATCGGTATCGATGTACTGGTACACGGTGAGTTCGAACGCAACGACATGGTTGAATATTTTGGCGAACAACTTGATGGTTTCCTGTTCACCGCAAATGGCTGGGTACAAAGCTATGGCAGCCGCTGTGTGAAACCGCCAGTGATCTACGGTGATGTTAGCCGGCCGAAGGATATGACCGTGCGTTGGATCAGCTTTGCTGCTGCACGAACAGATAAACTGATGAAAGGAATGCTGACCGGACCGGTCACCATATCGCAATGGTCGTTCGTGCGCGATGACCAGCCACGTCAAGTGACCACTGATCAGATCGCTTTAGCTATACGTGATGAGGTATTAGCTTTGGAGAAAGCGGGCATTGCTATCATACAGATCGACGAGGCCGCCATTCGTGAAGGATTGCCATTACGCAAGGCCAAGCACCCGCACTATCTCGATCGGGCGGTTAGAGCGTTCCGTGTAACGGCAAGCGGTGTTGAAGACAGGACGCAGATACACACGCACATGTGCTACAGCGAGTTCAATAACATTATCGAGCATATCGCTGCGATGGATGCTGATGTGATCACCATCGAGACCTCGCGTTCGCAAATGGAGCTACTGCAAGCGTTCGCTCATTTTGAGTATCCGAACGAGATAGGCCCCGGCATTTATGACATCCATTCGCCACGCGTGCCGACCACCGAAGAAATGGTCACCTTATTAGTGAAAGCAGCCGAACTGTTGCCCGCTGAGCATTTATGGGTGAACCCGGACTGCGGATTAAAGACCAGAAAATGGCCTGAAACAAAAGCCGCCCTGGAGAACATGGTAGCTGCAGCCAAAGAAGCAAGAGAGCGGATCAGTGTGGAAGGGATCGTTTAGTACATAATATTTAACGGCATCGCTATGAGATACTGCGGATGGGCCCGTCCGCAGTATCCTCTATTTTTTGCCCGGCATGCATCGTTGATATGTGTCGCCAATAAAATGAATGTATTCGTGGCTTTATGATCTGTCGTGGCCAAAGTGCTCGTGTCTTTGAAGATCACTTCGGTCTTGAATATATCTCTGTGGTCATTTCACCACCCTGAAGGTCAGGTTCACTCTTGGCCCCATCGGCCTGCTCGACTTAGCTATCCGGTGTTCCCAATTTTCCTGTAGACCCGCCTTCATCAGCAGGAACGAGCCATGTTCTAATTTAACGGAATAATGTTCCTGATGATCCTGCTTGTTGCGGATATCAAAGCTGCGAACCTGGCCAAAAGAAACGGAAGCAATGATCGGGTCCTTACCTAAAACCTCTTCCTTATCGCTGTGCCAGGCCACCGAGTCATTCCCGTTGCGGTAATAATTCAATAACACGCTGTTGAATTCGACGCCCGCAAGCGGCTCTACCAGATCTTTGATCATAAGGAGTTCCGGTGTCCACGTCAAGGGAACGGATCTTATTAAGGACTGATAATCATAAGAGGTTGGGTCGCCATACCAGGCCGTGAGCCGTGGCGTGACCACCTCTTTGGTATACATCGTCCTGATCTGCTGGGTCCAGGGCGTGTGAGCAATGAAATGCTCTAATGATCGCTGCCCCGCGAACGGTTCGATAAATTTGGGGAAGTACTCCAGATACTGCGTTGGCAAACCCCTGCTTTGCCCGGCTTCGGGAAATAATGCAAGTTGTTCCATCCTACTTTTTTTCTGCTATGCCCATGATCAGCCTGGCCACCTGTTCCTGCTGGTCTACGGTCAGTTGGTCGCCGTCATATATCCAAAAGCCGTTCGCATCGAACAATATCCTGCCCAGACATTCAGAATACGCTTCATATGCCGTATAAAGAAGATAACACTGCACCCCAGTATGATCGTTGTCGGGCAGGATACGAATGACGTTGCTGCTTCCGTCCGGATATTTAAGCCACGCCTTCCTTTCTACTGTTAATAATTGCACCATTGTAGATCTCAACAAAGTGAAGCGACCTGATAAGTCGCTAATGCTAACAAATTTAGCATTATTTTTTTTACTTCGTTCAGTGCAAGCTTAAAAATTGGCGATCTGTAGGGTAACAAATGAATGAGCTTAGTATCGATCGTTCGTCCATGAATGATGATGACCGGATGGATCATTGAGCTGAGTCGGTCAAGCCATTCACCGCGCAAATGAAGGAAGAGTGTACAAAGGTTTGAGGGAAATTGCCAAGCATCGTATGGTCATTCATATCGAATTCTTCGCTTAAGTAAC
This window harbors:
- a CDS encoding alpha-ketoglutarate-dependent dioxygenase AlkB family protein, whose translation is MEQLALFPEAGQSRGLPTQYLEYFPKFIEPFAGQRSLEHFIAHTPWTQQIRTMYTKEVVTPRLTAWYGDPTSYDYQSLIRSVPLTWTPELLMIKDLVEPLAGVEFNSVLLNYYRNGNDSVAWHSDKEEVLGKDPIIASVSFGQVRSFDIRNKQDHQEHYSVKLEHGSFLLMKAGLQENWEHRIAKSSRPMGPRVNLTFRVVK